The sequence below is a genomic window from Silene latifolia isolate original U9 population chromosome 7, ASM4854445v1, whole genome shotgun sequence.
TAAAATATATCATTTAAACTCTATTGGGTCAGGATTTTACTTAAAATAAGTCATTACAGCTCTATTGGGTCATTTAGCGTCACTTCAAATCGGAGGTCATATTTGGTAGGGTCACTTTCAGATAGAGTCATTTCGGTCTGTTGGGTCAACTTCGGGTCACACTCTTAGGATAGCCTTATGGGGTTAGGTCATTCAGGCCAGCTTTGCCAGGTCTACCTTACTAGTTACTATATATTGGCTTAATGTTCTGCAATTACTTATTACAGTGGCTACATGCCTCCTGAGTATGCAATTGAAGGGCGTTTCTCTGAAAAATCAGATGTATTTAGCTTCGGAGTCTTGTTGCTGGAGATAATAACCGGTAAAAAGACTAGATGGTTTGACGAGTCGTCATTGAGCCTTCTAGGATATGTAAGTCCTGCCTAGATAAATGAATTTCACTTGTTTATTCTTTGATTGTCCTCTTATATATGTTATTAATGTAGGTATGGAAACAATGGAATGATGATAATGACATTTCCGTGATTGATCCGATAATAGCTCACCAAGGTTTCGAACCAGAGATCTCAAAATGCATACATGTGGGGCTTCTCTGTGTTCAGGAATATGCTCAAGATAGACCGGACATATCTGATGTTATCGCAAAGCTTGGTGCTTCAAGTAGCGCAAACTTTCAAAAGCCCAGGCAACCAGGTTTTACTCGATTTATGCGTGATACGAGTACTAGTACTCAAAGTAATCCGACATATCCTACGAATGACCTTTCCATCACAAATATCAGCGGTCGATAGGTTCAAGGATTCTAAGAACACTAGAATTAGTTTCAAAATTGAACAATTGCACGTCTCCCTCAAGTAATGTCCGCAAGAAGTTCATATAAATACTAGACACTATGTAAAGTCGTAAATGAACATTTTGTAGAGCCATATAAATCGAATGTATACACTTTACGAGTCCGGCTATGCTGACTTGCTGAGGAACTTATAAGCTACGTAAGTTTCTATCATCAACATTTTGTCGATAAACTAACCGTGAGACAATCAAACCGTCTCTTATAAATGTTAGTGTTATACAAATTGGATGAAAAAATGGAGGCATGGAAGAAATGCAAAGAGGGAGCGGCTTTTGACATCGTCGATCCAACAATATGGCAAGCCTGGTTAACCAGTGAAGTGACAAGATGCATACAACTCGGGTCATTATGCGTCCAGTAGTCTGCGAACAAGAGACCGACACAAGCTGGAAGTCAGTTCATCTGCTCTTCTAGTGAACCAGCTTTCTTTGCTATAAAAAGAGGAGTTTCAGACCCATCTAAGGATATTGGGCCAGACCAAAAGAAGGATAAGTCCAGTCCATGGTCTGTCAATGACATATCCATTACTAATGTTGAGCCCAAATAAAATGTTTTTGCCACAAGCTCAGTTTATGAATGTTCGTATGTGCGAATCAGTTTAAGATCGTCCTAACTTAAGACATCTTTCACACCCGAGCAAAATAAAGATGGAAATAAAAGGAAGTTGCGAGAGGTCGTAGTAATAGAATGTAGCCAGGAATTATGTCTTATTTCTCAAATTGCTTTGAAATTTCTAGTGACTAATTGATACGTCAAGTCGTTGTAGACGATCATGacatgaaagaaaaaaaaaacgaaaaggtGAGAAATTCCATAGCAATAATTAACACTATGATGTTCAAGTGACCATCCGATACAATTGAAAATTGACCGAGGCAAATAAGCTTTATAACAAATACGAGAAAGATAAATAAAACGTAAAGTAtgcgttttgcaacgtgaatatctttagttacacattattaaaaattataaaaacttgatattcttataacattcatgacgatgaatcaaacaagatctcgcatgactatgttttctcttataaattactaataacaccaaagattctctacaatcatgaatagtgccaaaaagtcaaatgtaacctttggtttggatgtgAAGGAGTAGTTAGTACTAAGCCGTTTTAAACTTAAGACGGTAGACGGGATATAACAGTTTTATGTGACACCTAACTAAAGAACAAAAGTTTTAGTCTTGGAGAAACTTTCAGCGGTATTGTTAGCCACTGCACCTTGGTCCCCCTAGCAAAGATGTTGATACATATGGAAAAATGACCAAGACAAATAGAGTATTCTAAAAACTCGTTGACTGACTCATTGACTTGGTGCAATTTATTTGGAATCCCATCCGATGAACCGGAAAATTTGGTAAATCGGAACCAACTTGTCTTGATCCGATATCAAACCGATGATTGTATACAGAAAATTTTGGTTTGAGCAAACTTAAATTTTTATAGGGATTTTGTCTACTTGGGTAAACTTAAATTTTGATTCCAAATTGGCAAGTCTAGGTTAATTTGAGTTATTTTTGGTTTAGGTAGTTTTAAATTAGCTTATTTCAAATCGAGTCAACAAGTCCAACACCATCAAGTTGGGTACTAGTTACATCAAGTCAATTCGACAATCCACGACTTTTATTTCTGGTGTTGACAAGTAATATCCCATACCGACAGTTGGAACAATTTACATCGAGATACTGAAGTTAACTTAATGGTAGACCCTTTGGTAAGTTTGGTTTTTACATCTGTATGAGCGAGGAATCGaaccctgaccacttgtttaaaaGATGAGAGAtcttaccactcacaccaaccAACTTTGGTTCAAATCTACGACACTTATCGTTAAGGCTATTTAACAACCGATATTTGTTaaacaaataaaaaataaaaatggcTCAATTTAGTTTATTGCTAATCTACTTTCCAATATTAATGATAATCAGTTTAAAAGCTTCATTCGCAGCGAATTTTATTGAATCCATTTGTTCAAACACAACCATGTTCGCCAACAACAGCAAATACCAAACCAATCTAAACACACTATTTCAGGACCTGACCTCCAACGCCACCAACCTTTACGACTACAACGCAACAGTCGGTATCGGAACAAACGATGTCGTATACGGTCACTTCCTCTGCCATGGTGACCAGAGCAATAGCTCATGTCAAGACTGTGTCAAAGAGGCAACCACGAAGGACTTACCCGTTAAATGTCCTAACAGCAAAGTGGGCATTATTTGGTACGACGAGTGTATGGTACGCTACTCAAACGAGTCGTTTTTCGGAATATTCGATTATGACCCCGGGTATATCCTATCGAACCAACAAAATGTTACGGGAAATGTATCGCAATCTATGTATATAACGAATGATACGTTGAAAAATACTAGTTTTGGGACAAATTATAGGTTGCCGCGAGATTGTACTCCTGGAAATAATGGGTTTTATTGTACGAATAATAAGTTATCGCCATCATTACCACCACAACCACCGCCAACAAGCAATGCGACGGAGACGGGGACAAGGACGATGATAAAAAGTCCAAGTGGTAAGTTCTACTCAACCTCTTATTTTTGGTGGTTGTCTTGGTGTCGTGGAGCACATCTATTACGGATTTTCGGAAAGAAAAAGTCCACTTAGAGCAACTCTAATGGTTGCTTTTAGGGGACTTGCTTTCAATTTTTGTAATATTTCAAACAAATAGCTTAtcagagcaagtccaatggtaagctagttgcaaCTAGCTTACCTTTGTCACCTCAAATGTTAAGCTACAACAATCTTAAATTACCAAACTTGTACAATGGTTTAGCTTTGTTTATACTAGTTTGATTGAATCCAACTAATTTTTTATTGGTTGGTATTTTTTTGGGCCCACTTTTTACTAAAGCCAAGAAAGCAAGTCAATGGTTTAAATTAGGACTTTGCGAATTTTTTAAAATCGCAAGTAGTAGTCAAGCCATTGAAATGTCCTTAGAAGCGAAGTCGATGGTGTAGGCAGAATTTGCGATCTTTAATTTCTTAAAATAAGTTTAGTTCTTCACCATGAAAATGTTCAACTAGATTAGCTTGCCTTAAGCAACAAGCCTAATTAAGCTAGTTGCTTAAATGGTCCCACAATATCATATCAAccaatgacaaattagtttattttcataattttaattttattaaaatttaattAGGTTTGATTTTTTTCATAAACAAGCTAAACCATTGGAATGAATTTATCAAGTGACAAAATTATTGCTTAAAATGTAATGTGGATTTGTCAAGCTACAAGGTAATTGCTTACCATTGTACCTGCTCTTATAGATTAACTTTGTTTAAGCTACTAGCTTCATTAAGCTAGTTGCTTGAAATTGCTTAAATGGACCTACCACAAGGAAACAACCAATAAAAAGTTAGTATCTTAAAATGTGGGTCCAATTTGGCTAGCGAAAAATTAAGCCAAACCATTGGAATGCATTCTTAGTTCAAAAATTTTTTAGCTTAAAATTTCATatggcaaaggtaagctagtagGTATCAGcttaccattggacttgctctaatGAAACTAGTTGTTCAACCTAAGCAATCCTACTTGGCAATCTCCAATGGTTTGACCACTAGATTGCAATTTTAAAAAATTCCAAGCAAGTTCCTAAGCTAAACCATTAGACTTGCTCTCATTAGAGAGGGTGTGAACAAATGTAGCTAGAAAGCATTATAGCTTTGTCAAGCTACACAGCTTGACATGAAAAGTCCAAGTAATTAATAAGGTGGGACCTGTATAAGTTTCAAACTGTTGTAGTTTTCCATTGGATCGGTGTGTAGCTGAAAAGCAAAACAGCTTAAAAAACCGACTTGGCAAATCGGGCTACAATGTATTGTAACCGTTCATTGGAGATGCTCTAGGCTCGACCGGTCGACCAGTTTGACGCTAACAAAGTGGACTCGGACAATATATCTTCTTAAGTTTGGCTTATGAGCATGTCTAAATAAGCCCGCTAACCCGCATATTCATCCCCATGTTTGCATGTAATTAGTAGACTATACAACCAGTCTAGTATAGATTTAGAGTTGTTATAAAAAAGAATTTGAGCTTATATGTATATTTTACGAGCTTTATTAAAAAGGATTTGAGTGTCTTTATATAAATTTTAACCTTGAAATATTATAATGAAACTAAAAAATAATACATATATAAGCtcaattaaattttaattttgacaactaaaaaattaaaaagaaactCAACCTTTTTATAAGCTCCAAAAAATTGCATATAAGCTTAATTGGATTTGTATTGGACCTACCATGCTCATATACATCTTGGTGTATAGTCTTATTTGTGGTTAGCATGGCTCGCGTCCGGCGAAATCCTTATTTGTATGACTTTCATGTTATATTAGTATTCCCAACTGATTTTAACgtgaaaaaacaagaaaaaaaactcCCAATGTTTCGTCATTTTGTTTCCGCTTCTTAAATTTTGTGGGTCTATAATTTTTGGAAGATGCGATTTTTTTAGCCTAAGTGCATTGCTCGATCTGAAACGTATCCATTTTTTTTATGGCAATGCTGCTTTGATGGGGACAGGCTCGCCATCATCAGCTCCGCCAACGAGCAATGCCACAGGGACGGTGATACTTAGTCCTAGTCCAGCTCCTGGTCGGGAATCTGGTAAGTTTACAAAGCTCTTTATTTTTTGCTTAATGCTCGATATGAAATGTATCTGTTTTTTTATGGCAATTCTGCTTTGATGGGGACAGTCTCGCCATCATCAGCGCCGACAACGAGGAATGCCACAGGGATAGGGACGAGGACAGGGACAGGGACGACGATACTTAGTCCTAGTTCAGCACCTAGTCGAAACTCTGGTAAGTTTACAAAGCTCTTTTATTGTTTTTCTTAATGCTCGATATGAAACGTATCCCTTTTTTTATGTCATTCCTGCTTGATGGGGACAGGCTCGCCATCATCAGCGCCGACAATGAGCAATGCCACAGGAACAGGGACGACGATACTTAGTCCTAGTTCAGCGTCTAATCGAAACTCTGGTAAGTTTAGAAAGCTCTTTTATTTTTAaactctttcatttttttttgcttAATGTCCCTGTTCGATTGTCTAGTATGTCTACGCTTCGGCTTCTTTACGAGAGAGATTAATTCAGAAGTGGACAATCAACCGAGACACATGGAGCATAAGTAGACCTTCCaaagctgacccgacccgaataacCCGGCATGATAAGGTTGATCCGAGACCCATTTGTAACCTGAAATTTCCTAATCCGACCCATAATTACCACTCCCAAACAAGACCTTAGGATCAAAACGCAGCACAACTTCAGATTCATCACAAATATCTTCTTTTGTTTTCAGGTAATAACAAAAGGCTGAAAATAATTGTTGCAACAACAGCACTTTCAGGAACAGCCATACTAGTTGCCATTGTGTACTTCTTGTGTAGAAGAAAGGCTAGACAAGGTGACAACTCAATTTCAAAACCATTGGCATTGCATATAGCTAAACAGTACTCCCTCGTCCCGTTTATAAGCTAACAGTAACTTGTGATTGTTAAAATAATCAGCAAAACAGAACAATACGTCGTTGGATTTCTTAGAGGGGAATCCAAGCCTAGATAAATTCGAAGAGCTACCATTGTTCAAGTTCGAAAAACTTTCTGCTGCAACAAACAACTTTCAAGAAAGTAATAAGCTTGGACAAGGAGGATTCGGTCCCGTGTACAAGGCAGGGTTTATTGGTCCGTTATCTAATACTCCCTTtgtttcaatcatttgtttacctttttttattAGCTATGAATgctattttaatcaaaggtaaacaaatgactggaacggagggagtacaaCCTTACCGTTTGTTTAACTGCAGGGTACACTGGAAGACGGACAAGAAGTAGCTATAAAAAGATTATCAGGAACCTCTAGACAAGGGGCAGAAGAGTTCATGAATGAGGTGTTGGTTATTTCAAAGCTTCAACACCGAAATCTCGTTAAACTGCTAGGCTGCTGTGGGGAACGCCTTGAAAGAATGCTCATTTATGAGTACATGCCCAACAAAAGCTTAGATGCATTTCTTTTTGGTTCGTACATCTTGCGAAATATTTCATGATCTTAAAACAAACAAAATCCCCCATGTCCCTAATTATTTTTCACCTATTCGGGAATTCACTATTGTAATTCTTGACCAGATCCTCAGAAGAAGGAAATCCTTGATTGGAAGAAACGTTACAATATAATAGAAGGGATATGTCGAGGCCTTGTCTATCTTCATCGGGATTCCCGTCTCAAGATCATTCACAGAGATCTCAAGGCTGCCAACATTTTGCTTGATGAGAACCTCAACCCAAAAATTTCAGATTTTGGCATGGCACGGATTTTCGGAGGAACCCAAATTGAGGCTGATACCACAAGGGTTGTAGGAACATAGTGAGTACTAATACACATTCTTGTTTGGACTTTAATCATCCAGTTCTAAGAGACCAATGAAAGTACTTACTGTAGGCCTTGTACATGAGTCATTCAGGTTATTTTTGGGTCAATAATAATCTAGTCGAGTCATTTTTGGGGCGGATTACTCCGGACAGGGTCATTTTGGATTGAGTAATTTCAGGTCGAATGATTTTATTTCGGGTCAGGATCTTGCTTAAAATATGTCATTTCAGCTCTATTGGGTCATTTTGTGCATTTCAAGTCGGGGGTTATTTCGGGTTGAATCATTTTTAGATC
It includes:
- the LOC141593016 gene encoding cysteine-rich receptor-like protein kinase 25, whose protein sequence is MAQFSLLLIYFPILMIISLKASFAANFIESICSNTTMFANNSKYQTNLNTLFQDLTSNATNLYDYNATVGIGTNDVVYGHFLCHGDQSNSSCQDCVKEATTKDLPVKCPNSKVGIIWYDECMVRYSNESFFGIFDYDPGYILSNQQNVTGNVSQSMYITNDTLKNTSFGTNYRLPRDCTPGNNGFYCTNNKLSPSLPPQPPPTSNATETGTRTMIKSPSGSPSSAPPTSNATGTVILSPSPAPGRESVSPSSAPTTRNATGIGTRTGTGTTILSPSSAPSRNSGSPSSAPTMSNATGTGTTILSPSSASNRNSGNNKRLKIIVATTALSGTAILVAIVYFLCRRKARQAKQNNTSLDFLEGNPSLDKFEELPLFKFEKLSAATNNFQESNKLGQGGFGPVYKGTLEDGQEVAIKRLSGTSRQGAEEFMNEVLVISKLQHRNLVKLLGCCGERLERMLIYEYMPNKSLDAFLFDPQKKEILDWKKRYNIIEGICRGLVYLHRDSRLKIIHRDLKAANILLDENLNPKISDFGMARIFGGTQIEADTTRVVGTYGYMPPEYAIEGRFSEKSDVFSFGVLLLEIITGKKTRWFDESSLSLLGYVWKQWNEDNDISVIDPIIAYQGFEAEISKCIHVGLLCVQEYAQDRPDISDVIAKLGASSRANFQKPRQPGFTRFMRDTSTSTQSNPTCPTNDLSITNISGR